The segment AGCCTTGCAACAGACTCTCAAATACTTACGTAATGATTTCCTATATGGTGTTTGATAGAAAGGATGCTTCAAAACTGTGTTTGTGGTCTCAGCAAGGGGTCAGTGAGAGATAGCCAGCAGAATATTGCAAAAATAGTTCTGTCTTGTAGTCCTCTGATGTGATGCTGGCAGTGCAGAGGGATGCATTTACCATGTTGGCTTCACAATGTACGGTCCAAAAACCAGGGCCAGGGTTCAGGGATCAGTGATCCTTATGAAATGTTGGAGATTGTATATAATTGAACTGTGGAAGCAGGAACTGAAACCTGGTTGAGCACTTGACTTCCAGAAAAAGCCATGCTGCTTCTAGTTTTTCCTTAATTGGTCCatcatttattctttctctaCTCTGGTGTGGATTTAACTGGAATGATGTTGAATTAGCTTCTATCCCACCCACGCAGCTAGCTGGCATAAAGTGAATTCACTCCGTGTCTATCCAGCTGCTTTCATATGTCCTCAGTCAAATCTATACTGTTAATACCTGTTCTGtagatttggggggaaaaaaaaagtacatttatgtattttaattctaaagcttttctttagtgaacttaaaatcagaaatgaaTAAGTTATAAATGTTCATTTATATTGTAGTATGTGAGCAAACAAGGTTAAAAGTCATGGTCTTCCAGCcagcaaataatttcagttacttaaaaattgggatggaggaagaggaatTGGTGGGATGTTACATTGTTTAGTTTTAAGAATGTAAACATCCTATTAATATTTGGAAGACATTCTTAAAATGCTGAATAATGTAGTATGTAGACTCAGTTCTCATTTGATGGGGATTCCACCGCTGATGGATGCTGTTTTGTCATGTCAGTTGATGACATCATCCATTTCATATGTGCTCCATTTtaaagagctttattttttcattaagatGTCAAGTGGCATTGGTAATATACTTTCATAATCCCCACAGGCCAACTTAAATTTGGGCTGTTGCCAAGAATGATTTTGCTTGTGCCAACATTTTCAGAGTCATTCTGTTAGGAGATATCTAGCTGATCCCGTTGGAGACCAGGCTGATGGTGAGAACATACAGTGAAGAGCTGGTGGAAGGGTGTCTTCCAAGTAGCAACTCGTGTGTGGCATTAAGTGACTCTTTGACAAGCCCCTACTAAAACTGTATGCACGTGACATGTGCTTAAGCTATCAAACCTTTAATTTCCTCAAAaaatggagttttttttttcaacaatgtCTGTTTCCCACAGATTATAATAAATGGCATCAGTTACTTTTGTCACATAACAGCTTTTCAGTAATCTGGCCAGTAATTTATCTGGCTACTGAGTTTGCAGTTACTTGTGTTTTGGGACTTTGGGATAATCTTAAAACTCTACCACTCCTCTGGATTCTTGCTAGTTTTTGAAGAGTTACTGGAAATGAATATCAGGAGTCAAAGAGAATTTCAGGTGGTTTATAAAAGCGTGTTAGATACAAGAAGATACCAGGACTTGTTAATCTTAACACGTCGGTAGATTATACGATCCCTTAATCACCAGGTTCCTGTCAGTGATCAATATATCCAAATCAATCCCCATATCATGTAGAGGTTGTTATTGGTACTTTTACTATGGATATAGACATTCTAGCTGCAATTTCGAGCCAGTTTTGCTACTGGCTCTAGTAGTCTGTTTGCCCAGTCTGAAGCCCCCATAATGATGCAAAATCCACTTGCTTCCTTCGTCCTGTGTTGCAGACTGAACAAGTTATTCCAACTACTGTTCAGTACTTCTGATTCAGTAGCCCAAGGCACGGAATGGCCTTATCCTGggctctgccagcacagcatACTTCATAGGTATTGGGATGTTTTAGTCCTTGTTTTTATCAGTAACTTTAAAAAACTAATAACTTTTTTTACTATGGATCAGCACTGCACCATCAGATTTATTGTTCTTAAACACCTCCTAAGCAGCGATTTTAATATCCAAGTCATGCAGACTATTccattatatttcttttatgttattGATAAAGATCTCTTTTCAGTGAGAGTTTTTGGATCTTTCTATATCTTAGTCAGGCACCAGTAAAAAATTCTATATTAATTCTCGTGATGTTCTTCATCACATTGGTTTAATTTGTTTGTGCCATGCTGATCATCATTTAGTACAGTGCCTGCTTCCTTTGAGCTCCTAGTTTACTATCCTTCCAGATTGTGCTCCACCTGtgaaactgtctttatctcatcCCTCCAGATTTTGCACTTTCACCGTTCCAAttctctcccctgtcccacTGTAGGGAGGAGTGaatgagcagctgtgtggtgcttggCTGCCTACTGGTGTTAAACTTCGGCAGTCCTTTTTTGTGCTTAATGTGGAGCTAGAAGGATTTGAGACAAGGACAGTTTTGATTGGAATGTGCGAGACCAAACTTAGCTGTTACAGCTACTCTGACAGGGCTTGCCATGGGGCTTGCTTGTCTTACTGTGTGTTAGAGTCTAGAGCTTGTTCGtggctgctttttgcttttgctatATTCCTTGTTATCCATAATtgtgagcagagctgtgcttaTAGTCTTATAGACCCTTATAAGGTCTGTAAGACTCTTATAGTCTTATAGACCCTTATAGTCTACCCAGGGcttcaaagaggaaagaaaagtggagtGGGTTGTGTATAACAGGTTTGCTCATATAAGTACGCAGCTGAAGTCATAAAGTTAGAAAAGTCTGGACTTGTACTTGGCACTGCCTGTGGCAATTACAATTTGGTTCTTGGAGGTGCTTTGTCTGGGTTTGGAGCAGAAAAATTTACTTGTTACACTAGTAGTAACCTGATTGAGGCGAATAAAACCTATATTCAGTTATGGATTACTGAACCTGATTGCAATGTTTTAAATCTCTGGCTAGTGCTCAAGAATCCTAAAATAAGCCAGCAATGCTGGAGCACTCTTGCATTCCAGAGAAACCACTACCTGCTGTCAAGCAGGCAGGACTGACTGTAGGGACAGACTAAATAGGAAGCTGCATATGTGTGGGAAACGCAGCACTAGGGCCATGGAGCCCACCCGGCCCTTGCCAGGGCTGGAAAATCTGAAAGAAGGGTGCGTTGGTGTGGTTGTGTGGATAAGAGCTGAAGAACTTCTTTTCCCAGTGCTACTAGCAGTACTAAAAGCTATCCCGGGCACCTTCAGGCCTCAGGTAGGAGGCACCACTGTTCCACCCAGGGTTTGCTTGCTGGCTGTTCAGCTGCTCATGCTGCTGTTTGTTCCCCTCACTGCTGGCTGCTCCCAGATTAAGAGGGACCAGAAGCCCAGGCTGGACACTTTGCAGAGGACTGGGAGAGCCCAGACCTCTGGTAGCATTCTTCCTGGCTAACACTACTGAAAATACTTAGCAGTTACCCTCTTTTGAGCTTCTAAAAGTAAACCATTCTTACACAGAGAATTCATCTGATTGGCCACATTGCATGGATACTGAGGCTTCCTTGGACTCCAGCCCTTGTCCTTCCAGCCCCTGTTATCTGGCTGTATAAAAAAGATGCATAAATACATTGGTTAATGTCATCACTGTTTACATGCAGTAGTGGATAGCAATTGCCAGTAGCTTTCTTAGCAtgacagacagaaagacaaaatgtttgattttgtgCTATACCAAAATAGGCATCAGGTATAAatacagaaagcttttttcctaAATTGAGAAACTTCCATGATTGGAGAAATTAGAGCtgtttcttgtttgtgtttttttttgttgttttctccttcATGCAGGCAATGATTCGTAGAAAAGAATCCTGTGCTTAAGGACAGATACGAATGACATACCTAAGCTGCCTTGTCTATGTACTGGAAGAATGGACTGTTTTGGGATACCTGGAGAAATACCTTTTTCATGTGGTCATCATCTCAGTGACACTAAGCGCCATATTAGTTTTTTTCATAGTTCCTTTAACAATGCTCTTCTTCATTTACCTttctaatattttgcttttaatatatCGGAGAAACAGTGAGGTACAAGCAGATCCTTTGAGTGATGTTTGGGATAGCGCAAGGAGAGCTATCGCAAGCTTTTGGGATATATATGCAAGAGTATGGCATGGTAAGTATGACATGACTTGTCTGAAGCTTTGAATTACAATAAATTGTATGTACACATaagttttaatgtatttttcttcttatttcttccaaacagatggaaagaaattacatttgctATACTCTGTATGGCATCTAACCCAAAGGTTTCTGCCTCGAAGACTGATTGCATTAtataaaaagcagaatgaaaggGAGAAATTAGTTTAGATAGGGTAAATTCTCTTAACTGGATAGGCAGGTGTGCTTCTCTGTATATGGTATCAGAGTGAAGTGCACTGTTCTAGTAATGTAACTGCAAGTGctgtgtaatttattttttgtcttagtAACTGCTTAGAACCCACTAAATAAATGAGCAAAACACAACAATTAAGtgtatttttactttgtgaAAACTACTTTGTTTTATGACAGTTGAAAAGAGTTTTAAGAGCTGTATGgacaaagaaataattagatACCACAGTTCAGTTTGTACAGTGGCAGACTTTAAAAGTAAcccattttttcagtttcattacACTCAACTTTCAGATACTTTCAACACACTTTGCTCCCTAGGAGATTCCTCAGCTGCCTGCTAGGCTCTTGTTCTTCCCACAGATGTAGTTTCAGGCTGTCAGCAATGCTTAACTTTGCTGCTCTAAGGATAAATAATAAGTTTATCTATGTTACTGTCCATTCTCACAGCTTTTTCCCTTAATCTTTGAACATCCTGCAGTATAAAACTTTCCGAACCTCTTCCCAAGATTCTGcctgctccatccccatccttctCCCTGAACAGCTCGTGGTAGGAGCTATagcagggatggagatgaaggCAGACAAGGTGGAAAGGTGGAACAGAGCTCTTGGTTGGTAGAAGTTGTGGCTTTCCCAAGTCTTTGTCAACATTAGCCTCTTAGTCTGGTTCTATCTAAAACCTAAATCAAACATAGGAAGAACCAGGTGCAGGGGAATGGCATTTATAGAAGCCCATGTCTGTGGGGAAATTTCCTTCCACTGTGAGaggaattttaaatatatagaaTCTGCCTGACACAGAATGGAGATTCATTCTCTGTATTTCAGGAAAGCTTCCTGACTGCTTGTTAGCCTCTCATTCTGCTGATGAAGTGGTTTCACACCAgcatagtaatttttttttttttaattattgtacTTTGAACTGGGAAAAGTTGCTAATGAGAAATAATTTAGTTCTCTTACTGGGGAAGACGTCTGGTTCAGGTCTGATCTAGtgattaaactgaaaaacaaattagtCCACCAATAACCTGTGGTGTTTGAGGGGCTTTCTCTTTGCAATTTCCTGATTAAAAGATCTTAATTCTCTGAAAACTACTGTAGAGCCTTACACAACTCTCTGAAAGTGATTTAACAAAGGAcagtaaatgtttttctttaaagggcCAGATGATTTATAGCTCTTATTGTCAGTATATTGTTTTCCATCCTCAACAGGTTATGAGCTTCATGGTGTGGAAAACCTACCAGAAGGACCAGGCATTGTTGTGTATTACCATGGAGCTATTCCTATAGACTACCTTTACTTTATGTCTAGGCtgtttctgtggaagaaaagacTTTGTCTGTCAGTAGCTGATCATTTTGTCTTTCGCTTACCAGGTAAGGTTTATATATCCTGGATTCACTCAACCTGTTGCTGGTTTTGGTGAAATTTACATTTATTACACTTTCAAGAGAGCTTTTAACTAAAAGACtgcttttaaacttttaaactAAAACCTGGTAGATGCAGAAGGGCAAACAGTGTAGAGTACCCTGTTTTTAAGTAAAGGTCATAAAAACACTGGTAGACcctccaaaccaaacaaacagacatTATATAATCTCTTTGGGATGAAATGTCATGCCTCAGTAGAAAGTGTAGGATAAGACTGTTACTACTGACCTATTGCTGATTGGACAGCAATGGGCTATGAGTGCAGAAAAGCCCAGTAAATGGTAGGTTATCAGTTACCTATTTGCCCTCTACAGTAGGTAACCACTGCAGTGGGGTGTGAAATCAAATCTATCTTCTGATCAAAGCCTGGAGTAGGACACAAAACTTCTTAGGAGATTTTATTGTTGAAGACAACTGTGTAATACTGACCACCACAATACATTCAATGTATTGTAgactgagaaagaaaggaataattcCATTGTGAAAAGGAGaagatacagaaaagcaaacctcatacatttttagaaaaacaagaCGTAAAGGAAAATCCAGAAGGACTAGCAGGGAGATTATCTAAAAGCACCTTTATACCActtatattaaaaattgttaTAATAATAAAGAGTAAGGGAAGCTAGTTAAAAGTAGAAAGACATtattcagaaaaggaagttgtcttcaaatactgaaaacaaagagcagaaactTGATCAAGTTTGATGCAAGAACATATTAAGGCACCTCTAGAAAGATGATGAGTAAAATTTTAATAGAGGCATACTTACTAAATAATGTGTAGTACTAAACACATCAGAAGCATGATGTCATCAAGCGATCATTGGCTTTTCAGAGGACCCCTAAAGGAATATAAAGCTTAGCAGAATGTTGTAAAGGAAACGTCTTTTTTAAGGGATAAATGAGAGGGTACTGTTTCAAACTGAAGTGTCTGTAGCACagatttttattacaaatgtaTAGTAAAACTATTGTCAGGACTAAGCAACACTTTTGAGATGTGCAATTTTCAGACTACTGATGTGTACATAACATATTGCTTGAATTACACTCATGGTAGAGGAACGGAAGGTGGCAAATATGGTGTCAATGTATAAAAAGGTTACCAAAAAGGCATCTGGtaaaaaagatgacaaataaTGGAGATTAGGTCTACTAATTTGCTGCATTAGTAGAAAATGTGGTTAAAAGTAATCGACTAGCTGAAACTTCTCCCTAACCTTCTCTTGCTTTACCATACTTAGCTGCTTTTTGCAGAGAACTGTTGCACTCACATTTCTTTAATGTTTCTTAAAAGAATGCTCGTGAGGATATGCTGAACCTCAGTCTGTTGGATTAAATACAGTTGTGGGAGATATCTTATGAATGAATTGCTGGTTAAAAGATAGGAGATAAAGGGTAGAAATAAATACCTAATTTTCACAAAGGAGAATTCACGAGGTGTACCAATGAAGAACAGTGCTGGCACCTGTGTTATTCAAAGTAATCATAAACTAGATCAGTTGTGACGTGACAGAGCTTTATACTGGCCATTTTTTTCAAGGCAGTAAAAGCCCACACAGAGAGTATGGTTATATACCAATATCGAATCACTGGCTGATTAGATGGAGGATGAAACTCAGTTATAATtcagtgcagaagaaaagaaaaataagtctaAATGCATAAACATGTAATTGGGGTTTAAATTTTCTAGATTACTTTAGGAATGTGTCAGCTTAAGTCTCAGCAACTGCCAAAAGGCAAACAGAATTTTAGGCTTatcctgaaaaagaagaaacagaaaataccaCTGTGTACTCAAAATGCATGTGGTGCCCACATCTTGAGTATTGTGTGGAATTCTGCTCTACTCAtctcagaaaagctgaaaagtagtaaagatataaaaaaggacaaggatgatcagaggccTGGGATGGCTTCCTTTGAAGAGGCAGAACACAGGAGAGAAGTCTTGCGTGACTGAGGGACATCTGTGTGACCTGGAAAAGGGGAATAGGAAATGGTAATATTCATTTGATATGTCATAATTCTTAACAGGTGGAagttttaaagcaaagcaaaggaagtatctattcatttaataaaaatatggcCTTCATGGCTACAggataaaacagaaatacatatgtGTTCACAAAAGGATTAAACAAAGTTGACATCTGCCTTTGACTGAAAGATCTGGCAAACATGATGCCTTGAATAAGATTAAATACATCTCAATTACAGGATGCAGCACtgtgtttcctgctgtcttccAAAGTTTCTGTCACAGACCTTTGTCAAAGTTGCAGCGCTAGACACTAGTTCTGGCAGTTTATAGTTGTTGTTTACATCTATAAATATAAACTTTTCAAACCATGCTGTTAGAACGGTGAATTTGAAGACTGCGGAAACTCTTGTTTGCTGAAGCTCACTATGGGTGTTCCAAACTCATAGATTTAAACTGTGAAGATAATATAAGAAAGCATAGAGGGGTTCTATTGCTCTCAGTCTGTCTTTTGGAGAAATCCCAGTTATGGAGACAAAGGAGATTAACTGACCTGTTCATGCAGTGCTGAAACTGCCCTGCTAACTTCATCCATTCATGCATCATAAGGGTTGAACAGCATTCCAAGTTGATCCATGTAGTTTGCAATTTAATGACAATATACTCATTTTAACAACTCAAACccagaacttttaaaatgttaaacatCACATTGTAAAGGAACACTAAAACCAGTTGCTTGTCAGGTATTTATTTGTGTAATAACCTTTACTGTactgaaaatttttatttttttctgtattaaaatattttaaaagaagaagagggaggaataGATGTTTGTTTTTAGATTTCTAGCTGTGATGCACAGGCTTCGTTTGCATGGTTGGTGTTTTAATAATTATGGAAGACAGCATGTGGAGTCATTAGTTTATTGAGATGCTCCTGATAAGCTGGTTCATATTCATAACATTTGGGCAAAACCACTGGCATGTATTCGTCATTTTGCCAGTATTCACTTTGTAGGTGTTTTACTTCCTTTGTACAAATTTACCTTAGTCTAAATAGATAGCTATTAGATTTTCATTTAGCTGTAATCTTGTTCTTACATTCCAGCAGTATTTGTGATAAATCGGTATAACAATATGTATTTGCTACTTATTTATTGCAGGACTTAAATTATTACTGGAAGTAACAGGTGTTATGCCAGGTACAAGGGAGGAGTGTCTCATTGCACTGAAGAATGGACACTTGGTGTCCATCTCACCAGGTGGAGTTAGAGAAGCATTATTCAGTGATGAAAGTTATCAACTCGTGTGGGGAAATCGAAAAGGCTTCGCTCAGGTTGCTCTAGATGCAAAAGTGGTGAGTGTTATGTATTATCAATCCCAGTTTATGCTTATTGCATACATGCTTCATTATAAAATGCAGCTTAGGAGTGTTTGTTAGAAAatcttcagagagaagaaaagttttgggagtaaagatttctttttcccaccACTTTTCTCAAGCACGTTAATCTGTAGGGAGCAAGGGTTTTATGGAACTGTGCCAGGCAAGAACTAGTTTTACATAAAAACAGAGCACTGAAATATGTTCAGTGTTGATGTCAGGTGCTCAGCATCCTGTAGAGATGAGCACCTATTGGTTTGTGCTCCACTAATGTACACGTGGCCACAGTTAcagttgtgttttctgtatGGATAATGATCTGTAGATACAAACTTCTGCCACTGGCTCTGACTTCTTTCATCTGACCTCACATGAGACTGTTTCTGTGTTATAGTCTctgggaaataattttatttgggATGGCATAGAGCTGAAAGAGCACCAACCCGTTCTTTTTCCTAAGTGACCCTTCTCATCGCCATTACCATTAGAGACAAGTTTTGTGTCTTAATTTAGACTTAGCATATCAAGTGCTCTTTTTGTCTGACAATATTGGTACACATCCAGGCTTCACCTGTTCTGCCATGAGCTTTCTCCTCCATTTGATGAACTGCACAACcaccatttttctttacattattATGAGTATCTAATCAATTGTAGTGCTCTGCTTTGGCCTTCCACATAAACATAATCCTTTTCTGTCTACACAGGAGAGAATCTGTACAAGGAGTTGAGTTCTTCCCATGAAAGTTGAATTTCTTGCCACccctttcagtttttttctgcagttaaatCTCTTTCTAACCACATACAATTTGTTGCTTCTCAAGTTTTGCTTTGGTCTCTTACAATATAGCTACAAAGTACCTAGGTTTGCAAAATGCATGCTTCAGGCTAATACATCTTCGCAACTATCCATGTCTGAAATCTTGTGGGGGAGATACCTAAATACTAGAATAAATTTAGGAGCACTTACCAATGGATAAAGTAGTTTTAGTCTGAGAGTCCTCTTTCTAGCTCTTTGTTTGTCTTGTAATATGGTCTTTTAAAAGTAACACGGTAtgtgtttctgtttcctcttctgtcctttttctCAAAGATGTGAGCTGGTAAATGTGAATCACAGTACTCCATATATTGTGGAAAATACTAGGAAAATCAGAATGTGAAAAGGATAAACCCATAAAGTCAAACTTATGTGGGCATTTTGAATTCCCTTGTAGTCTTTCCTCTTAGGTATCAGTTTAATAGTATTTCCAAACAGTCAGAAAGAGATGTCGCTTTAACTACTTGAGTGATTTctaataattttgctttcatatctGCCTTTAAAGCcactttaaatatttgaacaaTCTTTTGCCAGATGTTCTCACTTGTCTTGGAATGACACACTTGGTGTAATTCTAcagtgtaatattttttttttctaaataaaaagtgACTTAAAAAACTCTGAGTGCCCTTTAATGTAGAGTGCCACACTGATCAAAACACATCACAAAAATCCTTGATAGTAATCCTtttaattc is part of the Cuculus canorus isolate bCucCan1 chromosome 2, bCucCan1.pri, whole genome shotgun sequence genome and harbors:
- the LOC104067670 gene encoding transmembrane protein 68-like, which produces MTYLSCLVYVLEEWTVLGYLEKYLFHVVIISVTLSAILVFFIVPLTMLFFIYLSNILLLIYRRNSEVQADPLSDVWDSARRAIASFWDIYARVWHGYELHGVENLPEGPGIVVYYHGAIPIDYLYFMSRLFLWKKRLCLSVADHFVFRLPGLKLLLEVTGVMPGTREECLIALKNGHLVSISPGGVREALFSDESYQLVWGNRKGFAQVALDAKVPIIPMYTQNVREGYRMLKERKFLRQLYESTRLPMTPPYGGLPVKLRTYIGEPIPYDPNVTTEELVEKTKTAIQALISKHQTIPGSIWKALLERFDKRRKSD